The following coding sequences are from one Triticum aestivum cultivar Chinese Spring chromosome 5A, IWGSC CS RefSeq v2.1, whole genome shotgun sequence window:
- the LOC123105752 gene encoding uncharacterized protein isoform X2: protein MHPVSTQRLAPVPSANASANHQRALLPPSPLQLRPRTSTRSSASARSAPRAVSPATPTTAATNDPDAGAQPDKWAEFAARVSGEWDGFGADFTVAGEPVELPANVVPDAYREWGVQVFDWQTQCPTLADPAAPGALHYRLVRLLPTVGCEADAATVHTSHQRHVSSATAFTYSGGGSYVATWPKGPSAVLEVEHCICHPDNAEVRVRLVQTVALAKDAARLRGVKVFSEQWYGPYRNGDQLGGCALRESAFAAGERLAASEVAGQWESAARFSGALDPVTGKFAGLEPDQEPRRTARDGAGVVTLLPKQLWSSLKVSGDGEDGEVVCEVGWLLGHGSAVTSTR from the exons ATGCATCCCGTGTCGACGCAACGCCTGGCGCCCGTCCCCAGCGCCAACGCCAGCGCCAACCACCAGCGCGCGCTTCTCCCGCCGTCTCCTCTGCAGCTTCGGCCACGGACCAGCACCAGGTCCTCGgcgtccgccagatcggcgccgcgcGCCGTCTCGCCCGCGACCCCAACCACCGCAGCCACCAACGACCCGGACGCCGGCGCGCAGCCAG ATAAGTGGGCGGAGTTCGCGGCGCGGGTGTCCGGCGAGTGGGACGGCTTCGGCGCGGACTTCACGGTGGCCGGCGAGCCCGTGGAGCTGCCGGCCAACGTGGTCCCGGACGCGTACCGCGAGTGGGGGGTCCAGGTCTTCGACTGGCAGACGCAGTGCCCCACCCTGGCCGACCCCGCCGCGCCGGGCGCGCTCCACTAccgcctcgtccgcctcctccccaCCGTCGGCTGCGAGGCCGACGCCGCCACCGTGCACACCTCCCACCAGCGCCACGTCTCCTCCGCCACCGCCTTCACCTACAGCGGCGGGGGCTCCTACGTGGCCACGTGGCCCAAGGGCCCCTCGGCCGTGCTGGAGGTGGAGCACTGCATCTGCCACCCGGACAACGCGGAGGTGCGGGTCAGGCTGGTGCAGACGGTGGCGCTGGCCAAGGACGCGGCCCGGCTGCGCGGCGTCAAGGTGTTCTCCGAGCAGTGGTACGGCCCCTACCGCAACGGCGACCAGCTCGGCGGCTGCGCGCTCCGCGAGTCCGCCTTCGCCGCCGGTGAGAGGCTCGCCGCGTCGGAGGTGGCGGGGCAGTGGGAGAGCGCCGCCAGGTTTTCCGGCGCGCTGGACCCCGTGACG GGCAAGTTCGCGGGGCTGGAGCCGGATCAGGAGCCGCGGAGGACAGCGAGGGACGGtgccggcgtggtgacgctgctgcCGAAGCAGCTGTGGAGCTCGCTCAAGGTGAGCGGCGACGGCGAGGACGGCGAGGTGGTGTGCGAGGTCGGGTGGCTGCTGGGCCACGGCAGCGCGGTCACGTCGAC
- the LOC123105752 gene encoding uncharacterized protein isoform X1, with protein sequence MHPVSTQRLAPVPSANASANHQRALLPPSPLQLRPRTSTRSSASARSAPRAVSPATPTTAATNDPDAGAQPDKWAEFAARVSGEWDGFGADFTVAGEPVELPANVVPDAYREWGVQVFDWQTQCPTLADPAAPGALHYRLVRLLPTVGCEADAATVHTSHQRHVSSATAFTYSGGGSYVATWPKGPSAVLEVEHCICHPDNAEVRVRLVQTVALAKDAARLRGVKVFSEQWYGPYRNGDQLGGCALRESAFAAGERLAASEVAGQWESAARFSGALDPVTGKFAGLEPDQEPRRTARDGAGVVTLLPKQLWSSLKVSGDGEDGEVVCEVGWLLGHGSAVTSTCVLSRDGDVKEIAAAQETRVSEAT encoded by the exons ATGCATCCCGTGTCGACGCAACGCCTGGCGCCCGTCCCCAGCGCCAACGCCAGCGCCAACCACCAGCGCGCGCTTCTCCCGCCGTCTCCTCTGCAGCTTCGGCCACGGACCAGCACCAGGTCCTCGgcgtccgccagatcggcgccgcgcGCCGTCTCGCCCGCGACCCCAACCACCGCAGCCACCAACGACCCGGACGCCGGCGCGCAGCCAG ATAAGTGGGCGGAGTTCGCGGCGCGGGTGTCCGGCGAGTGGGACGGCTTCGGCGCGGACTTCACGGTGGCCGGCGAGCCCGTGGAGCTGCCGGCCAACGTGGTCCCGGACGCGTACCGCGAGTGGGGGGTCCAGGTCTTCGACTGGCAGACGCAGTGCCCCACCCTGGCCGACCCCGCCGCGCCGGGCGCGCTCCACTAccgcctcgtccgcctcctccccaCCGTCGGCTGCGAGGCCGACGCCGCCACCGTGCACACCTCCCACCAGCGCCACGTCTCCTCCGCCACCGCCTTCACCTACAGCGGCGGGGGCTCCTACGTGGCCACGTGGCCCAAGGGCCCCTCGGCCGTGCTGGAGGTGGAGCACTGCATCTGCCACCCGGACAACGCGGAGGTGCGGGTCAGGCTGGTGCAGACGGTGGCGCTGGCCAAGGACGCGGCCCGGCTGCGCGGCGTCAAGGTGTTCTCCGAGCAGTGGTACGGCCCCTACCGCAACGGCGACCAGCTCGGCGGCTGCGCGCTCCGCGAGTCCGCCTTCGCCGCCGGTGAGAGGCTCGCCGCGTCGGAGGTGGCGGGGCAGTGGGAGAGCGCCGCCAGGTTTTCCGGCGCGCTGGACCCCGTGACG GGCAAGTTCGCGGGGCTGGAGCCGGATCAGGAGCCGCGGAGGACAGCGAGGGACGGtgccggcgtggtgacgctgctgcCGAAGCAGCTGTGGAGCTCGCTCAAGGTGAGCGGCGACGGCGAGGACGGCGAGGTGGTGTGCGAGGTCGGGTGGCTGCTGGGCCACGGCAGCGCGGTCACGTCGACGTGCGTCCTCTCTAGAGACGGAGACGTCAAG